The following are encoded in a window of Geotrypetes seraphini chromosome 5, aGeoSer1.1, whole genome shotgun sequence genomic DNA:
- the LOC117361319 gene encoding taste receptor type 2 member 40-like, with translation MPSLYDLIVEIILLSEALIGILTNSLTVTINVQDWIKYGSLNSCDKVLLTIGLSNIAFQCIMISNDMCMLLWIEVFLLDYVYLIFFVLLMLMIYNNFWLTASLCIFYCIKIITFHHPVLAWFKLRISKIVPCLLLGSVIGPFLLSVPAVWDIYKDYGLNVSASLTDNSASKSYKLRWSFSYSIASLLLGCCMPFLLVLLSIILILTSLCRHARRMENTGGGFNKPRLEAHIGAAKTVIYLLFHYVVFYMAEFLLLFDIFQLASLWSVLCMVIVYAFAPIQSVILILGNSNLKQAVRRIICPVKYG, from the coding sequence ATGCCTTCTCTATATGACTTAATTGTTGAGATCATCCTGTTATCTGAGGCTCTTATAGGGATCCTGACTAACTCCTTAACTGTGACCATCAATGTGCAAGACTGGATTAAGTATGGGAGCCTGAATTCTTGTGATAAGGTTTTGCTTACTATTGGGCTATCTAACATTGCTTTTCAGTGCATCATGATCAGCAATGACATGTGCATGCTGCTCTGGATCGAGGTCTTCTTACTGGATTATGTCTATCTGATATTTTTTGTCCTACTAATGTTGATGATCTACAACAACTTCTGGCTTACTGCTTCCCTCTGCATATTCTACTGTATAAAGATCATCACCTTTCACCATCCCGTCTTAGCTTGGTTCAAGTTAAGGATCTCCAAGATAGTGCCTTGCTTGCTCTTGGGGTCTGTGATTGGCCCATTTCTGCTCAGTGTGCCAGCAGTATGGGATATATATAAGGATTATGGCCTGAATGTATCAGCCAGTTTAACAGATAATagtgcatccaaatcttataAACTAAGGTGGAGCTTCTCTTACAGCATTGCTAGCCTTTTGCTGGGCTGttgtatgcctttcctcctcgTGCTGCTTTCCATTATCTTAATCCTCACATCCCTTTGTAGACATGCCCGACGCATGGAAAACACAGGTGGTGGATTCAACAAACCACGTTTGGAAGCTCACATAGGTGCTGCCAAAACTGTGATTTATCTTCTTTTCCACTATGTTGTATTTTACATGGCAGAATTTCTACTATTGTTTGATATATTTCAACTTGCAAGTCTCTGGTCTGTATTGTGCATGGTCATAGTTTATGCCTTTGCCCCCATACAATCTGTCATCCTGATCTTGGGGAACTCCAATCTCAAGCAGGCAGTCAGAAGAATTATTTGTCCTGTGAAATACGGATAA